Proteins encoded together in one Acidimicrobiales bacterium window:
- the sulP gene encoding sulfate permease produces the protein MPLFTSLQGYDRRWLRSDLVAGLTVWAVLVPESLAYASIAGVSPVIGLYAAPPALIFYALFGSSKHLVTGPMSATAALSAAAVADVAVGSDDVVALTAALAVVTGALALLAGLLRLGFLAGFISEPVIKGFIVGVACTIIVGQVPKLLGIEKDGETFFEQLWHVLGNLGDTSAVTGAVGAGCLAVVLVLRRVAPVIPGSLVTVALGVVLVSQFHLDDHGVAIVGPIESGLPSLGTPDGLDLDEYLALAGAAVGVMLVGFAEGLGAAKTYAARDHYEIDPNRELLGLGAANLGAGLSQGMVVNGSLSKTAVNGSAGAHTQLSGLLVAAMTVVTLLLLTGLFEDLPEATLAAVVIAAVVELVDYRTLVELYRLSSRRLRAIYGVAARPDFIAAVAALLGVLVFGTLPGLFIGVGVSLLLLLYRASHPHVAELGKVPGTDDQYADRDRHPDNAALPGLAVLRVEGGLFFANADAVRRAIQAHAAEPGVRTVILDAESIPAVDVTAVKMLAELTDQLEAGGVQLVIAGDLGQVRDVLRRDAAAVESLDRVYPSLQAAIEATTTAT, from the coding sequence TTGCCGTTGTTCACCTCGTTGCAGGGCTACGACCGGCGCTGGTTGCGCAGCGACCTCGTCGCCGGGCTGACCGTGTGGGCGGTGCTCGTACCCGAGTCCCTCGCCTACGCGTCGATCGCCGGGGTGTCCCCGGTGATCGGGCTCTACGCGGCACCTCCGGCGCTGATCTTCTACGCGCTGTTCGGCAGTTCGAAGCACCTGGTGACCGGGCCGATGTCGGCCACGGCGGCGCTCTCGGCCGCCGCCGTCGCCGATGTCGCGGTCGGCTCCGACGACGTCGTGGCGCTGACGGCCGCGCTGGCCGTCGTCACCGGGGCGTTGGCGCTGCTCGCCGGGCTGCTCCGCCTCGGCTTCCTCGCCGGCTTCATCTCCGAGCCGGTCATCAAGGGCTTCATCGTCGGGGTCGCGTGCACGATCATCGTCGGCCAGGTGCCGAAGCTGCTCGGGATCGAGAAGGACGGCGAGACCTTCTTCGAGCAGCTGTGGCACGTGCTCGGCAACCTCGGCGACACGAGCGCGGTCACCGGCGCGGTCGGTGCCGGCTGCCTGGCGGTGGTCCTGGTCCTGCGGCGCGTCGCGCCCGTGATCCCCGGCTCGCTCGTGACGGTCGCGCTCGGCGTCGTCCTCGTCTCGCAGTTCCACCTCGACGACCACGGGGTGGCGATCGTCGGCCCGATCGAGAGCGGGCTGCCGTCGTTGGGCACGCCCGACGGGCTCGACCTCGACGAGTACCTCGCGCTGGCCGGCGCCGCGGTCGGCGTGATGCTGGTCGGCTTCGCCGAAGGGCTGGGCGCCGCGAAGACGTACGCGGCCCGGGACCACTACGAGATCGACCCCAACCGGGAGCTCCTCGGGCTGGGCGCCGCCAACCTGGGCGCCGGGCTCTCGCAGGGCATGGTCGTGAACGGCAGCCTGTCGAAGACCGCGGTGAACGGGTCGGCCGGCGCGCACACCCAGCTCTCCGGCCTGCTCGTGGCGGCCATGACCGTGGTCACCCTGCTGCTCCTCACCGGCCTGTTCGAGGACCTGCCGGAAGCCACGCTCGCCGCCGTCGTCATCGCCGCGGTCGTCGAGCTCGTCGACTACCGGACGCTGGTCGAGCTCTACCGGCTCTCGTCCCGCCGGCTCCGGGCCATCTACGGCGTCGCCGCCCGACCGGACTTCATCGCCGCCGTAGCGGCGCTGCTCGGGGTGCTCGTCTTCGGCACGCTGCCGGGCCTGTTCATCGGCGTCGGCGTCTCGCTGCTCCTGCTGCTCTACCGGGCGTCGCACCCCCACGTCGCCGAGCTGGGGAAGGTGCCCGGCACCGACGACCAGTACGCCGACCGGGACCGTCACCCGGACAACGCCGCGCTCCCGGGCCTCGCCGTGCTCCGGGTGGAGGGCGGGCTGTTCTTCGCCAACGCCGACGCCGTCCGCCGTGCCATTCAGGCGCACGCGGCCGAACCGGGCGTGCGGACGGTCATCCTCGACGCCGAGTCGATCCCCGCCGTCGACGTCACCGCCGTGAAGATGCTGGCCGAGCTGACCGACCAGCTCGAGGCCGGCGGCGTGCAGCTGGTGATCGCCGGGGACCTCGGGCAGGTGCGGGACGTCCTGCGTCGGGACGCCGCGGCGGTCGAGTCCCTCGACCGGGTGTACCCCTCTCTCCAGGCCGCCATCGAGGCGACGACCACAGCGACATGA
- a CDS encoding DUF6325 family protein, with the protein MDDVTDVDELGPVDWIVIEFPGSKFNGEIAPALVDLVERDLVRVLDLLVLKTETDGSVEAFELSDLDVGELGALRSFEEGLAMLLSEQDVEAVAAALEPGSSAAVLVWENTWAAPFGAAVRHSGGQLVAGGRIPIQALLAAVEDDEDEDEDEPDDDEPDDDEPDEVDEVDEVDQEDRGD; encoded by the coding sequence ATGGACGACGTCACGGATGTCGACGAGCTCGGGCCCGTCGACTGGATCGTCATCGAGTTCCCGGGCAGCAAGTTCAACGGGGAGATAGCTCCCGCGCTCGTCGATCTGGTCGAGCGCGACCTGGTCCGGGTGCTCGATCTGCTGGTGCTGAAGACGGAGACCGACGGTTCGGTCGAGGCGTTCGAGCTGTCCGACCTCGACGTCGGTGAGCTCGGTGCGCTCCGGTCCTTCGAGGAGGGGCTGGCGATGCTGCTGAGCGAGCAGGACGTGGAGGCCGTCGCCGCCGCGCTCGAGCCCGGCAGCTCGGCCGCGGTCCTCGTCTGGGAGAACACCTGGGCCGCGCCGTTCGGGGCTGCGGTCCGCCACTCCGGCGGGCAGCTCGTCGCCGGCGGCCGCATCCCGATCCAGGCGCTGCTCGCCGCGGTCGAGGACGACGAGGACGAGGACGAGGACGAGCCCGACGACGACGAGCCCGACGACGACGAGCCCGACGAGGTCGACGAGGTCGACGAAGTCGACCAGGAAGACCGAGGAGACTGA
- a CDS encoding SulP family inorganic anion transporter, whose translation MERRADVIAGMTTAAVVVPQAMAYATIAGLPVQLGLYAGLVPMAVYAVLGTSRVLSVSTTSTVAALTATALVAADAQGDPAQATSAAITLALLTGAVLAVGGVLRLGFLADLISVPVLVGFKVGTGLVIAAGQLGKILGIDASGDNFFQQVGAALRHVGDVDLPTAALAGATIAGLVVAHKVVPRVPGPLLAVGLGIAAVWSLGLGDDGVALITPVPQGLPRPALPELDGSAGLLGPAVAIALMAFVESSSAARSFRRPDDPPVVVDRELVALGAANVAGSAFGSMPAAGGLSQTAVNEGAGARSQSASLVTVVGVAMTLTLLAPLFEDLAQATLGAVVIVAAAGLVDVGALRRLAAVRREELVVAALAALGVLLWGTVAGVVIGVALSYLLLFRVLGRPAISVQAEPEGPWVPLGEHPASLRPGLVVARVDLPVYWASGRPVAERLVAAVDALPAPPRVLLLDWSNQPRHGSTLFAVHADLAVQLGQRGVELWIAGDLAAAAHAPPGGDDGIRHFASLSEALAGYGASP comes from the coding sequence ATGGAGCGTCGGGCCGACGTCATCGCCGGGATGACCACGGCGGCGGTGGTGGTGCCCCAGGCCATGGCCTACGCCACCATCGCCGGCCTGCCCGTGCAGCTCGGCCTCTACGCCGGGCTGGTGCCCATGGCGGTCTACGCGGTGCTGGGCACGTCACGCGTGCTGAGCGTCAGCACGACGTCGACCGTCGCGGCGCTCACGGCCACCGCCCTCGTCGCTGCGGATGCGCAGGGCGACCCGGCGCAGGCCACCAGCGCGGCGATCACGTTGGCGCTGCTCACCGGCGCCGTCCTCGCCGTGGGCGGCGTCCTGCGGCTCGGCTTCCTCGCCGACCTGATCTCCGTGCCCGTCCTGGTCGGCTTCAAGGTCGGCACGGGGCTCGTGATCGCCGCCGGGCAGCTGGGGAAGATCCTCGGGATCGACGCCTCGGGCGACAACTTCTTCCAGCAGGTGGGCGCCGCGCTCCGCCACGTCGGCGACGTCGACCTGCCGACCGCGGCGTTGGCGGGTGCCACGATCGCCGGGCTGGTGGTGGCGCACAAGGTTGTGCCCCGGGTGCCCGGCCCGCTGCTCGCGGTCGGGCTCGGGATCGCGGCGGTGTGGTCGCTCGGCCTCGGCGACGACGGCGTCGCGCTGATCACGCCGGTCCCCCAGGGACTGCCGCGGCCGGCGCTGCCGGAGCTCGACGGCAGCGCCGGGCTGTTGGGGCCGGCGGTCGCCATCGCGCTCATGGCCTTTGTGGAGTCGTCCTCGGCGGCGCGATCGTTCCGGCGCCCCGACGATCCGCCGGTCGTCGTCGACCGCGAGCTGGTCGCCCTCGGGGCCGCCAACGTGGCCGGCTCGGCCTTCGGGTCGATGCCGGCGGCCGGGGGCCTGTCGCAGACCGCGGTCAACGAGGGTGCCGGCGCCCGCTCCCAGTCGGCGAGCCTGGTCACCGTGGTCGGCGTGGCCATGACGCTGACGCTGCTGGCGCCGCTGTTCGAGGACCTCGCCCAGGCCACGCTGGGTGCGGTCGTGATCGTCGCGGCCGCCGGGCTGGTCGACGTCGGAGCGCTGCGGCGCCTGGCCGCGGTGCGCCGGGAGGAGCTGGTCGTCGCGGCGCTGGCCGCCCTCGGCGTGCTCCTCTGGGGCACCGTGGCGGGGGTCGTCATCGGGGTCGCCCTGAGCTACCTGCTGCTGTTCCGGGTGCTGGGCCGACCGGCGATCTCCGTCCAGGCGGAGCCCGAGGGGCCGTGGGTGCCGCTCGGGGAGCACCCGGCCTCCCTCCGTCCGGGCCTCGTGGTCGCCCGGGTCGACCTCCCGGTGTACTGGGCCAGCGGACGCCCGGTCGCCGAACGCCTCGTCGCCGCCGTCGACGCCCTGCCCGCTCCGCCCCGTGTGCTGCTGCTCGACTGGTCCAACCAGCCACGTCACGGCAGCACCCTCTTCGCGGTCCACGCCGACCTCGCCGTGCAGCTCGGCCAGCGGGGCGTGGAGCTGTGGATCGCCGGCGACCTCGCCGCCGCCGCCCACGCGCCGCCCGGGGGCGACGACGGCATCCGGCACTTCGCCTCCCTGAGCGAGGCCCTCGCCGGCTACGGCGCCTCGCCCTAG
- the sulP gene encoding sulfate permease, with product MVDGDRDGDGDEVSPFRPRAEQPLLQRTFPVTAHVAHYQRRSLKRDAVAGVTVAALAIPSAMAYAEIAGLDPIFGLYALLLPAVAYMVFGSSRQLIVGPEGALAVLVATAVAPLTDDPQRYAEAAALLAVLVAAIFAVARLLRLGWVADYFSRPVLVGYIHGVAVVLIVGQLGKILGISVDADDAVPQLVEVVQELAEVDELTLLIGLVSIGALLVLRRRAPKVPAALVVVIAGIALSAAAGLEDRGVAVIGDIPSGLPSVTWPTLPLGDVLTLLPAAIGIFLVSFADGILTARSFAGQHGQRIDANQELVAFAAANLSAGVTQGFPVGASGSRTAVNDQMGGRTQAVGSIAALVVAVVLLFLTAPVELLPTACLGAVIVGAAVGLIEPDLWRALAQAGRAQVVVAAVAAVGVVVLGVLPALVLAVLLSIVETVTRSAQPHDAVVGWVERLGRYADVSVHPSARTTPGIVVYRLDDRLFFANARYVKARVAEAIAGATTRTHHLVFDAEAVTALDASGAEALGELRRSLDEDGIGLAVARLKQPVREVFDATGLTEAIGAEHFHPTVRAAVSAYASTATPGPDCHP from the coding sequence GTGGTGGACGGGGACCGGGACGGCGACGGCGACGAGGTCTCCCCGTTCCGACCGCGGGCCGAGCAGCCGTTGCTCCAGCGCACCTTCCCCGTGACGGCGCACGTCGCCCACTACCAGCGCCGGAGCCTGAAGCGCGACGCCGTCGCCGGTGTGACCGTCGCGGCGCTGGCCATCCCGTCGGCCATGGCCTACGCCGAGATCGCGGGCCTCGACCCGATCTTCGGCCTGTACGCGCTACTGCTGCCGGCGGTCGCCTACATGGTCTTCGGATCCTCACGCCAGCTGATCGTCGGACCCGAGGGGGCGCTGGCGGTGCTCGTGGCGACCGCAGTGGCGCCGCTCACGGACGACCCCCAGCGCTACGCCGAGGCCGCGGCGCTGCTGGCGGTGCTGGTGGCGGCGATCTTCGCCGTCGCCCGGCTCCTGCGGCTCGGCTGGGTGGCGGACTACTTCTCCCGCCCCGTGCTCGTCGGCTACATCCACGGCGTCGCCGTCGTGCTGATCGTGGGCCAGCTGGGGAAGATCCTCGGGATCTCGGTCGACGCCGACGACGCCGTGCCCCAGCTCGTCGAGGTCGTCCAGGAGCTGGCTGAGGTCGACGAGCTCACGCTGCTCATCGGCCTGGTGTCGATCGGCGCGCTGCTGGTGCTGCGCCGGCGGGCGCCGAAGGTCCCGGCCGCGCTCGTCGTGGTGATCGCCGGGATCGCGCTGTCGGCAGCGGCCGGGCTGGAGGATCGAGGCGTCGCCGTGATCGGTGACATCCCCTCCGGCCTCCCGTCGGTCACGTGGCCGACCCTGCCGCTCGGCGACGTGCTCACGCTGCTGCCCGCCGCGATCGGCATCTTCCTCGTGAGCTTCGCCGACGGCATCCTCACCGCCCGGTCGTTCGCCGGGCAGCACGGGCAGCGGATCGACGCGAACCAGGAGCTGGTCGCCTTCGCCGCCGCCAACCTCTCGGCGGGCGTCACGCAGGGCTTCCCGGTGGGCGCCAGCGGTTCCCGCACCGCCGTCAACGACCAGATGGGCGGCCGCACCCAGGCCGTCGGGAGCATCGCTGCCCTGGTCGTCGCCGTCGTGCTGCTGTTCCTCACGGCCCCGGTCGAGCTGCTCCCCACCGCGTGCCTCGGCGCGGTCATCGTCGGTGCCGCCGTCGGGCTCATCGAGCCGGACCTGTGGCGGGCCCTGGCCCAGGCCGGGCGTGCGCAGGTCGTCGTGGCGGCGGTCGCGGCCGTCGGGGTGGTCGTGCTCGGGGTCCTCCCGGCTCTGGTGCTCGCCGTGCTGCTCTCGATCGTCGAGACCGTGACCCGCAGCGCCCAGCCCCACGACGCCGTGGTGGGCTGGGTCGAGCGGCTCGGCCGCTACGCCGACGTGTCCGTCCACCCCAGCGCCCGCACCACCCCGGGCATCGTCGTCTACCGCCTCGACGACCGGCTCTTCTTCGCCAACGCCCGCTACGTCAAGGCCCGGGTGGCGGAGGCGATCGCCGGGGCCACGACCCGCACCCACCACCTTGTCTTCGACGCCGAGGCGGTCACCGCGCTCGACGCGTCGGGGGCGGAGGCGCTCGGGGAGCTGCGCCGGTCGCTCGACGAGGACGGGATCGGTCTCGCCGTCGCCCGCCTGAAGCAGCCGGTCCGGGAGGTGTTCGACGCCACCGGGCTCACGGAGGCGATCGGCGCGGAGCACTTCCACCCCACGGTCCGCGCCGCCGTCAGCGCCTACGCGTCGACGGCGACCCCGGGCCCCGACTGTCATCCCTAA
- a CDS encoding arylsulfatase produces MTRDNDLNRFSLPIVDRAYVGLTTYDAKDPDTAYPPIEPLRPPKGAPNVLVLLVDDAGFGSSSAFGGPIDTPNAERLAANGLKYNRFHTTALCSPTRQALLTGRNHHSVGMGGITEIATSAPGYSSVRPKEAAPLAETLKLNGYSTAQFGKCHEVPVWETSPMGPFEQWPTGSGFEHFYGFIGGETNQYAPALYRDTVPVEPDRTPEEGYHFTEDMTDRAIDWVRQQKALMADKPFFVYYAPGATHAPHHVPVEWSDKYKGRFDQGWDRLREETFARQKELGVIPPDAELTAQPAEIPAWDDMPDELKPVLARQMEVYAGFLEHTDHHIGRLLDALRDLDVLDDTLVYLIIGDNGASGEGTLNGCFNELITLNGAAGLETAEFMASKIDDFGTPAAYNHYAVGWAHAMDTPFQWTKQVASHWGGTRNGTIVHWPNGFSSRGEVRTQFHHVIDVAATVLAAAGVPAPTFVHGVQQMPLHGVDMAASFDNAAAPEQRETQYFEMFVNRGIYHKGWTAVTRHSLPWVVTEVPALDDDVWELYGPDDWTQARDLSAEQPGKLHELQRLFLIEAAKYDVLPLDDRRFERFNADLAGRPQLIQGHSQLLFGGMGRLSENSLLVVKNKSHSVTAEIEVPGSGAQGVIVAQGGAFGGWSLYANDGRPAYCYSLFGLQRFKVEATTPIPAGEHQVRMEFTYDGGGLGKGGEVALFVDGDQVGAGRIDATVPMVFSADETADVGSDSGTPVSDDEHGGTPFNGRVRWVQIDVDKAAEDVDHLITPEERLRLAMARQ; encoded by the coding sequence ATGACACGCGACAACGACCTCAACCGGTTCTCGCTGCCGATCGTGGACCGCGCCTACGTGGGCCTCACCACGTACGACGCCAAGGACCCCGACACCGCGTACCCGCCGATCGAGCCCCTCCGCCCGCCCAAGGGCGCACCGAACGTGCTGGTCCTGCTGGTCGACGACGCCGGGTTCGGTTCGTCGAGCGCCTTCGGCGGGCCGATCGACACCCCGAACGCCGAGCGGCTGGCCGCCAACGGGTTGAAGTACAACCGCTTCCACACCACCGCGCTGTGCTCGCCCACCCGCCAGGCGCTGCTCACCGGCCGCAACCACCACTCGGTGGGCATGGGCGGGATCACCGAGATCGCCACCTCCGCGCCCGGCTACAGCTCGGTACGGCCCAAGGAGGCCGCGCCCCTCGCCGAGACCCTCAAGCTCAACGGTTACTCGACGGCGCAGTTCGGGAAGTGCCACGAGGTCCCCGTGTGGGAGACGAGCCCGATGGGCCCGTTCGAGCAGTGGCCCACCGGCTCGGGCTTCGAGCACTTCTACGGGTTCATCGGCGGGGAGACCAACCAGTACGCGCCGGCTCTCTACCGCGACACCGTGCCCGTCGAGCCCGACCGCACGCCGGAGGAGGGCTACCACTTCACCGAGGACATGACCGATCGGGCGATCGACTGGGTCCGCCAGCAGAAGGCGCTGATGGCCGACAAGCCGTTCTTCGTCTACTACGCGCCGGGAGCGACCCACGCCCCGCACCACGTGCCGGTCGAGTGGTCCGACAAGTACAAGGGCAGGTTCGACCAGGGCTGGGACCGGCTGCGCGAGGAGACCTTCGCCCGTCAGAAGGAGCTGGGGGTCATCCCGCCGGACGCCGAGCTGACCGCCCAGCCCGCCGAGATCCCCGCCTGGGACGACATGCCCGACGAGCTCAAGCCCGTGCTGGCCCGCCAGATGGAGGTCTACGCCGGGTTCCTCGAGCACACCGACCACCACATCGGGCGGCTCCTCGACGCGTTGCGGGACCTCGACGTCCTCGACGACACGCTCGTCTACCTGATCATCGGTGACAACGGGGCGTCGGGCGAGGGCACGTTGAACGGTTGCTTCAACGAGCTGATCACCCTCAACGGCGCCGCGGGCCTGGAGACCGCCGAGTTCATGGCCTCCAAGATCGACGACTTCGGCACCCCGGCGGCGTACAACCACTACGCGGTCGGGTGGGCCCATGCCATGGACACGCCCTTCCAGTGGACCAAGCAGGTGGCCTCGCACTGGGGCGGCACCCGCAACGGCACGATCGTGCACTGGCCCAACGGGTTCTCGTCGCGGGGCGAGGTCCGCACCCAGTTCCACCACGTGATCGACGTGGCCGCGACGGTGCTGGCAGCCGCCGGGGTCCCCGCGCCGACGTTCGTGCACGGCGTGCAGCAGATGCCGCTGCACGGCGTGGACATGGCGGCGAGCTTCGACAACGCGGCGGCACCGGAGCAGCGCGAGACGCAGTACTTCGAGATGTTCGTCAACCGTGGGATCTACCACAAGGGGTGGACCGCGGTGACCCGGCACAGCCTGCCCTGGGTCGTGACCGAGGTGCCGGCGCTCGACGACGACGTCTGGGAGCTGTACGGACCCGACGACTGGACCCAGGCCCGGGACCTGTCGGCCGAGCAGCCCGGCAAGCTCCACGAGCTGCAACGGCTCTTCCTCATCGAAGCCGCCAAGTACGACGTGCTGCCCCTCGACGACCGCCGCTTCGAGCGGTTCAACGCCGACCTCGCCGGTCGCCCGCAGCTCATCCAGGGACACTCGCAGCTGCTCTTCGGTGGGATGGGCCGGCTCAGCGAGAACTCGCTGCTGGTGGTCAAGAACAAGTCCCACTCGGTGACCGCCGAGATCGAGGTACCCGGCAGCGGGGCGCAGGGGGTCATCGTCGCCCAGGGCGGCGCCTTCGGCGGATGGTCCCTCTACGCCAACGACGGCCGGCCCGCCTACTGCTACAGCCTCTTCGGCCTGCAGAGGTTCAAGGTCGAGGCCACCACGCCGATCCCGGCGGGTGAGCACCAGGTGCGCATGGAGTTCACCTACGACGGTGGCGGGCTCGGCAAGGGCGGCGAGGTCGCCCTGTTCGTCGACGGCGACCAGGTCGGAGCCGGCCGGATCGACGCCACCGTGCCGATGGTCTTCTCGGCCGACGAGACCGCCGACGTCGGGAGCGACTCGGGCACCCCGGTCAGCGACGACGAGCACGGGGGGACACCGTTCAACGGCCGCGTGCGCTGGGTCCAGATCGACGTCGACAAGGCCGCCGAGGACGTCGACCACCTCATCACCCCCGAGGAGCGTCTCCGGCTCGCCATGGCGCGCCAGTAG
- a CDS encoding PLDc N-terminal domain-containing protein, with the protein MTLATWQVGEVFLSMLWFTLFFLWIWLVITVFGDIFRSRDLGGWAKAIWSLFIIVLPYLGVLAYLIARGHKIGEHRVEDVRQTDAAMQSYIRSAAATPTSDLVQLTDLHDRGVIDDVEYESMKRRVVVP; encoded by the coding sequence ATGACTTTGGCAACATGGCAGGTCGGCGAAGTGTTCTTGTCGATGCTGTGGTTCACGTTGTTCTTCCTGTGGATCTGGCTCGTCATCACGGTCTTCGGCGACATCTTCCGGAGCCGTGACCTGGGCGGATGGGCCAAGGCGATCTGGTCGCTGTTCATCATCGTCCTGCCGTACCTCGGGGTGCTCGCCTACCTGATCGCCCGGGGGCACAAGATCGGGGAGCACCGGGTCGAGGACGTCCGGCAGACCGACGCGGCGATGCAGTCCTACATCCGGTCCGCGGCCGCGACGCCGACCAGCGACCTCGTCCAGCTCACCGACCTGCACGACCGCGGCGTCATCGACGACGTCGAGTACGAGTCGATGAAGCGGCGCGTCGTCGTCCCGTGA
- a CDS encoding formylglycine-generating enzyme family protein, whose product MSTSSTRRRKPRHGGDGAGDADEMAWVPGGSFVMGSDRHYPEEAPARRVAVEGFWIDRHPVTNEQFGRFVAETGHVTLAERPPDAADYPDARPDLLIPASATFRKPRPPVGPGDVYLWWILVPGANWRHPRGPQSSRRGLERHPVVHVAWEDVEAYAGWAGKALPTEAEWERACRGGGPYGAEFAWGDELTPGGKHMANTWQGEFPVENLALDGYELTSPVRSFPPNGYGLFDMIGNVWEWTADPYVDHGDRAPSPGCCGGSVPHEAGQSDEADLSEAPVLRRVMKGGSHLCAPNYCRRYRPAARMAQAVDTSTSHLGFRCIRRDRG is encoded by the coding sequence GTGAGCACCTCCTCCACCCGACGCCGGAAGCCGCGCCACGGCGGCGACGGCGCCGGCGACGCCGACGAGATGGCGTGGGTCCCGGGCGGCTCGTTCGTCATGGGCTCGGATCGCCACTACCCGGAGGAGGCGCCTGCCCGTCGGGTGGCGGTCGAGGGTTTCTGGATCGACCGCCACCCCGTCACCAACGAGCAGTTCGGCCGCTTCGTCGCCGAGACCGGCCACGTGACGCTGGCCGAGCGGCCGCCGGACGCCGCGGACTACCCGGATGCCCGGCCCGATCTGCTGATCCCGGCGTCCGCGACGTTCCGCAAGCCCCGCCCGCCGGTCGGCCCGGGCGACGTCTACCTCTGGTGGATCCTCGTGCCCGGGGCCAACTGGCGCCATCCCCGCGGCCCCCAGAGCTCGCGGCGCGGGCTCGAGCGACACCCGGTCGTCCACGTCGCCTGGGAGGACGTCGAGGCGTACGCCGGCTGGGCGGGCAAGGCGCTGCCCACCGAGGCGGAGTGGGAGCGGGCTTGTCGGGGCGGTGGTCCCTACGGGGCCGAGTTCGCCTGGGGCGACGAGCTGACCCCGGGCGGGAAGCACATGGCGAACACCTGGCAGGGCGAGTTCCCCGTCGAGAACCTGGCGCTCGACGGCTACGAGCTCACCTCGCCCGTGCGTTCGTTCCCGCCCAACGGCTACGGCCTGTTCGACATGATCGGCAACGTCTGGGAGTGGACCGCCGACCCGTACGTCGACCACGGCGACCGTGCCCCGAGCCCGGGCTGCTGCGGCGGGAGCGTTCCGCACGAGGCCGGCCAGTCCGACGAGGCCGACCTCTCCGAGGCACCCGTCCTGCGCCGGGTGATGAAGGGCGGCTCCCACCTCTGCGCCCCCAACTACTGCCGGCGCTACCGGCCGGCGGCCCGCATGGCCCAGGCGGTCGACACGTCGACGTCGCACCTGGGGTTCCGTTGCATCCGGCGGGACCGCGGATGA
- a CDS encoding ZIP family metal transporter, producing MLAAAIWGFVAGSALLLGGFMALHRQWSTRAIGLFMAFGSGVLISSVAFELVEEALELGGGGPTTLGMTAGALTFFGGDLLVSRRGRPHRQRGSAGSSPDDPQVEPVEPVGEEASNPMAIVLGAVLDGVPEAAAIGISLLDSGRVGGTFVIAVFLSNVPEALSATAGLAQSGRPPRTIMRMWWSVAAVSTLTAAAGYALLDGASDGALAALSAYAAGAVLTMVASTMLPEAHREGGPISALVTTGGFLLAVLIGSLAQAV from the coding sequence GTGCTCGCCGCAGCGATCTGGGGCTTCGTCGCCGGCTCGGCGCTGCTGCTGGGTGGGTTCATGGCCCTGCACCGGCAGTGGTCGACCCGGGCGATCGGCCTGTTCATGGCCTTCGGCTCTGGGGTGCTCATCAGCTCGGTCGCCTTCGAGCTGGTCGAGGAGGCCCTCGAGCTGGGCGGCGGCGGGCCGACCACGCTGGGCATGACCGCGGGAGCGCTGACGTTCTTCGGCGGCGACCTGCTGGTCAGCCGACGTGGCCGGCCACACCGTCAGCGGGGGAGTGCCGGCTCGTCCCCCGACGATCCCCAGGTCGAGCCCGTCGAGCCCGTCGGGGAGGAGGCGAGCAACCCGATGGCCATCGTCCTCGGGGCGGTGTTGGACGGTGTCCCCGAGGCCGCCGCCATCGGCATCTCCCTCCTCGACAGCGGGCGCGTGGGCGGCACGTTCGTGATCGCCGTCTTCCTCTCGAACGTGCCCGAGGCGCTGTCGGCCACTGCCGGCCTGGCCCAGTCGGGTCGCCCGCCCCGGACCATCATGCGGATGTGGTGGTCGGTGGCGGCGGTCTCCACGCTGACCGCCGCCGCGGGCTATGCCCTGCTCGACGGAGCGAGCGACGGTGCCCTGGCCGCGCTGTCGGCCTATGCCGCGGGTGCCGTGCTCACCATGGTCGCCTCGACGATGCTGCCCGAGGCCCATCGCGAGGGCGGCCCGATCAGCGCCCTGGTGACCACCGGCGGCTTCCTCCTGGCGGTGCTCATCGGCTCGCTGGCCCAGGCGGTCTGA
- a CDS encoding RidA family protein has translation MTEPDLSGLAIPPVFPPAGTYRSAVVHDGILWTAGHIPLGADGTLVTGRLGESLTVDEGREAAKLAALSLLATVRHELGGSLERVDRVLRVYGVVNATPDFTDHTAVIDAASDILVRVFGERGEHARLAVGVASLPANLALEVEATIAIRP, from the coding sequence ATGACCGAGCCGGACCTGAGCGGCCTCGCCATCCCACCCGTCTTCCCGCCGGCCGGCACGTACCGCAGCGCCGTCGTCCACGACGGCATCCTGTGGACGGCAGGCCACATCCCCCTCGGAGCCGACGGGACGCTCGTCACCGGCAGGCTCGGCGAGTCGCTGACCGTCGACGAGGGGAGGGAGGCGGCGAAGCTCGCCGCCCTCAGCCTGCTCGCCACCGTGCGACACGAGCTCGGCGGCTCGCTGGAGCGGGTCGACCGGGTGCTGCGGGTCTACGGCGTGGTGAACGCCACCCCGGACTTCACAGACCACACCGCCGTCATCGACGCCGCCTCCGACATCCTCGTCCGGGTGTTCGGCGAGCGCGGCGAGCACGCCCGCCTGGCCGTCGGCGTCGCCTCCCTACCCGCCAACCTGGCCCTCGAGGTAGAGGCAACGATCGCCATCCGCCCCTGA